gatctgtgcatttttttttgttcagtttttgttttttttgctccaGAGATTTTCCAGGACATCTTATAACCAATTAAAATTGGGTTCTGGGCTTCTGGCTTTCATTCAGACCGAATCAACAGTCTTCATTAAAAGAACTGCACCAAAGAAACAATTCGTAAACAAATGCATATTGTGCTAAATGTTCCCTTATGTGGCGTCAGCAAGGGCATTGCTATTTATtgtcaatatattatttttgggcCAAGCCTTTCTCATAACATGCAATTCACAAGTTGACAACTCAgcttaaatatataaacactagTTTAACCTTCGTGTCACCTGTCCTGATGACCTCCTAATTTGTCTTGCAGGCCCGAATAGCGTTCCTCCAAGGAGAAAGGAAAGGTCAAGAAAATTTAAAGAATGATCTTGTTAGAAGAATAAAAATGTTAGAATATGCGTTAAAGCAAGAAAggtttgtagtgttttttttttctttctttttctcaaaacattgcatattttatatatttatgtgtgtgtacatattaTGTACTTTTGAATTTTAACAAAGACTCTCTTTTCTATTACCAGAGCAAAATACCATAAATTAAAATATGGGACAGAACTAAATCAAGGTGAAGTGAAAATGCCTAGCTTTGAATCAGGTAAGTGGACACAACTTCCTTTTTGAAAATCTCGATGTGAATTTCATGTGATGAACTCTTCTAATAAAAGAGGCCTCCCCCTTTAAATATTCCTTATCAGGATGTGACATCATTGTTTGAGTGGAAAGAAAAATGTCTTGTGTCATGAGGACACAGTAGCATTCCACATGGCCGTGGgtgggttttgttttctttattcgGAATTGGATACTATTCCCAACAACCTATGCTCAACGGACATTTCATAACGCATTTGGTGATTAACACTATTTTTGGATTCAAGGTATGGGCAATAAATAAGTGCAAAGCACAATActaaatgcattttgaatggaCTGGGATTTCTGAATTTGCATATGAATCGCATTTCAGTGGAGTTGTATTTTTGTATCTGCGTTTTTTGATACGTTTGGATTTATTATACTTTTGAACTCAGAAGACATTATGAATTTGTAATGTATTTCATGAAATTGCGAATATATGTTGTTTCAGCTGCTTGGTTGGTTGATGAAAAGGTGATTTGAATTGATAACataacacagcaaaataaacagcATATGATAAGGATTCTATAAATTGAACCAGATTTTATTAGGTTACTTTGGGGCGGTTTGCTTTAAATTACGAAAAAAAATTATCTGGATTAGCTACCAGGCTGACACTTCACATGAAAATCAGCACACActatctttcaaaagtttggggttggcaaTAATCTTGTTAGAAGAAGTCTCTtaaggttgtatttatttgatcagaaatacataaaaaaaaaataaaaaaaaaaactgtaatattgtgaaatataattacaatttaaagcaacggttttctatttcaatatattttaaatgtaatatattcttaGGATGCCATTGAATATtctgaatattcagcagccattactttggTGTCTTTGAGTCACATATTCCTTCAGAAAATATTCTcaaatgctgatttgttgctaaaGAAACACTCTActaaccccagacttttgaatggtacttagtttttttatgtgtatattcATATGTTTCGTTCTGCTTTcactttattgtttattttgtttcttaaacaAGATACCAAAGATACAGAGGTCTCGGCTGTACCTCAGAACAGCCAGTTAACGTGGAAACAGGGCAGGCAACTCCTCAGACAGTAAGTTAGTCTTGAGTCATTGTGCTTTTCTGAATCAAACTTTCTTTGTGTGGAAGTTCATGGGCATGTGCATCATCACATTATGGCTATTTCTGTCACCTGTCATCTGAGCTCTGTTCTTACTGTCTTTATACATCTCTGTCCTTCAAGATATCTTCAGGAAGTAGGTTATACGGACACAATACTGGATGTCCGGTCGCAGAGAGTGCGGTCGTTACTGGGGCTGTCCGGCTCAGAGCAGAACGGTTCTGTTGAAACCAAGAACCTAGAGCAAATTCTCAATGGAGGAGAGTCTCCAGCCAAAAGAAAGGGACAAGACATGAAAAGGTACAGATTTCCTTGGATTTATTTTTAGAGATGCACCGATCGACCAGCCGGGGACCGGATTTAGCCGGTTTTCCACATGATCGACCCGGACCGGTGACCAGCATGTTTTGACATCACACTTACAGTGATTGATAATTTGAGTAAGTGAGACTCTTGcagaaaacaacacaaatgaGTGTAACAGCACTcatagaaacataaaaaaaactgtgctgCGTTAGTAAAAAAACATAGAACAATTATATGAATTAGGTAGAGGCAACATTGTACAAACAAAATGTTTCAGTATGATTACAATGTGATTTTATACAGTAGTAGTTAAGCATTCGAAAgtttgcagtgtaaatgcatttatggcaCCTCAGCTTCATCAAACAGTCTCTGGAAATACAtctaatgccacttcagatgcagcttctgtgtttcctgcagCGGTCACGTCGATATTCGAATATATTCGAATGCATTGCATGATATtcaataatttagatttttctcaatgtgacagccctaatatatatatatatatatatatatatatatatatatatatatatatatatatatacacacacacacacatacagtattgttcaaaataatagcagtacaatgtgactaaccagaataatcaaggtttttcgtatatttttttattgctacgtggcaaacaagttaccagtaggttcagtagattctcagaaaacaaatgagacccagcattcatgatatgcacgctcttaaggctgtgcaattgggcaattagttgaattagttgaaaggggtgtgttcaaaaaaatagcagtgtggcattcaatcactgaggtcatcaattttgtgaagaaacaggtgtgaatcaggtggcccctatttaaggatgaagccaacacttgttgaacatgcatttgaaagctgaggaaaatgggtcgttcaagacattgttcagaagaacagcgtactttgattaaaaagttgattagagaggggaaaacctataaagaggtgcaaaaaatgataggcttttcagctaaaatgatctccaatgccttaaaatggagagcaaaaccagagagacgtggaagaaaacggaagacaaccatcaaaatggatagaagaataaccagaatggcaaaggctcagccaatgatcacctccaggatgatcaaagacagtctggagttacctgtaagtactgtgacagttagaagacgtctgtgtgaagctaatctattttcaagaatcccccgcaaagtccctctgttaaaaaaaaggcatgtgcagaagaggttacaatttgccaaagaacacatcaactggcctaaagagaaatggaggaacattttgtggactgatgagagtaaaattgttctttttgggtccaagggccacaggcagtttgtgagacgacccccaaactctgaattcaagccacagtacacagtgaagaccgtgaagcatggaggtgcaagcatcatgatatgggcatgtttctcctactatggtgttgggcctatttatcgcataccagggatcatggatcagtttgcatatgttaaaatacttgaagaggtcatgttgccctatgctgaagaggacatgcccttgaaatggttgtttcaacaagacaatgacccaaaacacactagtaaacgggcaaagtcttggttccaaaccaacaaaattaatgttatggagtggccagcccaatctccagaccttaatccaattgagaacttgtggggtgatatcaaaaatgctgtttctgaagcaaaaccaagaaatgtgaatgaattgtggaatgttgttaaagtatcatggagtggaataacagctgagaggtgccacaagttggttgactccatgccacacagatgtcaagcagttttaaaaaactgtggtcatacaactaaatattagtttagtgattcacaggattgctaaatcccagaaaaaaaaaatgtttgtacaaaatatttttgagtttgtacagtcaaaggtagacactgctattttttttaacacacccctttcaactaattgcccaattgcacagccttaagagcgtgcatatcatgaatgctgggtcttgtttgttttctgacaatctactgaacctactggtaacttgtttgccacgtagcaataaaaaatatactaaaaaccttgattattctggttagtcacattgtactgctattattttgaacaatactgtatgtatatagcatttaaaaagtataattatttttatttttttgtatatgctgtcaattatagtttttaagaaaataaaattttagaaAGAAAATCGGAATTGCGAAAATCGGTATCGGCAGGTCACGCTTACCAGAAATCAAAATCTGCCAAAACAATTGCAATCGGTGCATCTCTTAATTTTTTGGGGGTCAATTCAGGTGGTAGATTAATATAAACAGTTAAAAAGATTTCCATGTTATCTGTTTTGAAACATTCCTTATGATGCCTTTGGTTTAACAGGAATCCAGAGGTTCTGgagacatttaattttttagaaAATGCTGATGATAGTGATGAAGAGGAAGAAGATGAGGGCGACATAACGGAGGACGTGCCTGACAGGAGCGATAAACGtagaataaaaaaacataaaattaaggTGTGTAACATTTTTTGGTAGAATTAATGTTATTGTTCTCGGGATATGATTGTTGATGTAATATACCCTGTAACTATAACTTTTCCAGGTCGGAAATGAAGGTTTGGCTTCAGACTTACCGGATGACCCTGACACAGAGGAGGCACTCAAGGAGTTTGACTTTTTGGTAAACGCGGAGGATGGAGAAGGTGCCGGAGAGGCTCGGAGTTCAGGAGACGGCACAGAGTGGGGTAAAATAGTGCTCGCCAAACTCATAGACAAAATGGATTTTATAATCTTTAATCATGGTTTTTATGGATACTTGATTctgctacagtaaaaaaaaactgtaatggatAGTTGTGACACTTGGTCTCACgattctgacttttcttctcagaattgccaACAATttttagtatttagattttttttttttctttttttttctgaattctgacCCTTGGAGCACAAAACTAAAGTATTAAGTCGCTGttgtatatttgtagcagtagccaaaaaaaacattgtatgggccAGAATGGTCGATTTCTCTTTTATGCAAAAACTCATtcagatattaagtaaagatcatgttctatgaagatattttgtaaatttcctaccgtaaatatatcaaaacttaacttgattagtaatttgcattgctaaggacttaatttggacaactttaaaaatgGTTCTtgcagtatttagatttttttttttttgcaacctcagattacagatttttaaGTAGTTGTGTCgtagccaaatattgtcctatcataacaaaccatacatcaatgcaaaGCTTGCTTATTCCGTTTtcagatttacaaaaaaaatacacttatgaCTTGTTTTCTGGTCCAGGGTCTTAATTGTGGAATAAAAACTTGCAATTAACTTTTTAGTTTTTATCCTGTTGCGTAAACAAGCTTCTATAGATTATAGATCTGTAATGAAGTAGAGCACTTCTCAAAGGAGTGTTTGGTGACTGAGCAATGACTGCAGGTCTATTATCATGTCGAGTTAAAATAAGGCCTACTTCACCCAAACTAGAACATTTTGTTTTCACTTACTCGCCCTCGTGTTGTTTCAGCTCTGTGTTTCTTTCTTCCACAAAACACATAAAGACATTTGGCAGAATGTCTAAGCAGATCTTTGCCGTAGAGTGAAAATGAATGACGATTTAtactgaatacaaaaaatacaataaaaagcacCAAAAAGACATGGTGCTATATTTGTAATATTCTGTGCTATATTACATTATTGACTTATAATTTTGTGGGATCTGGAATTTTTTTGCTCATTAAGTTTGCATTCATTTGAAGAAAACAGTCAAATTTTATTAATgtgaaatatattgtttaattaaaaatttgtAGAACTTTCAGCATCCAGTACgcaattcttcagtgtcacatgatccttcagaaataatttcttCTTATTAATGTTGTAAACAGTTGCGCTAGTCAATATCTTTTTGGAAATAGTAATACGTTTCTTTAATAGAACAgtataaaatagaaaactgaataaaaagaacagcatttatttaaaatacaaatgtgcTCTTCAATTTAATGTGGCCTTGCacaataaaatcttactgacccctaattttttaactgtagtgtgtcTAGACGTGCATAAACATATGAATAATGACTTAAGCCAGCTGCTTACACAAAGCTGTCATATACGTCCAGAATACTAGCAATGTAAGTAGCGCATTCTAATAAAAAATCACTGCCTACTTTCAGTCTGTGAAACAAGCTGCTTAGGCATTCTGCAAGTTTTTATCAGTTTTCACACACAGCACAAAAttccaaaagtatttttttttgagtgaactattctttcAACGTGTGcctgcgtgtgcatgtgtgtacttCGTATGTGCTTTGTGGCACACGCTAGCCCTGCGGTAGAATCTTAATTAGGCCAGTTGCTGCATCAGCATTCCTGACAGCTTCCAGCACGAGAGATTCTCTTACTGCTCCGAACAGAGCCAGCTGGGTCAAACACATCACACACCCTCACTTCTGCTTTCTTTATCTCTCACTCTTTTGTCTTCCTCTCTTCTGAACCACTTCTAAACTAAGGATTATgtaaattagggctgggcgatatgggcttcaaaatatatcacaatatttctaGTATTTATTGCGACTACGATATCAACTCCACATATGCATAGCAGAATACTACTACTGACTACACTCCAGGAAATCCCTAAAATGGACAAAGGTATCCAGTTATAGCTGAATAAACTGCAGAAATTTGAACTGATGAAACTTGAAGACAGTGAACATACGATTGCACAAAATGTATGGTTTATCTGTTCTTCAAGcaatcttgttttttgtttttttgtaaggaATGTCTATTTATAAGACAAACCAAACCAGTTCTAGATTGTAAAAGCGATCAACTCCTCAATTTCAGGTCCGCCTTTCGCCATGTCGCTCCACACTGTCGCACACAGAAATTTGTCAACTAATAGACTAATTATTATCATGGGGAAAATTTTTACCAGTATATCGCAAACTATAAGATATTGTCCACCCCTAATGTAAATGTCACCATATATAGAACATTAATTTTTGGTAAAGAGGCACAAGTATGTGTGTAGTGTTTGTCCCCCttaaattaagacatttattaCCATAAACATTCTGTATATTTTCTTATTACTGTGCCTATTAGGATTGCACAGTGTATGGTTCTAGGTAATGGTACCAACAATcttgtttatatatatctatGGGGTATCCCTGCTTTTTGAGATACCCCATGGAGAAACCAGAGGCTGGTGTGATGTTAAAGTCAAAATCTTGCTATTGATCCAACTCGTGTATTATTACTTAGGATGTTTGTTCTATATTACACCCTCACAGAACTGTTCAGCTGCTAAAGGATGTGTTTGTTAAACAGTTTTTTTGCGTAAGCCTTGTTTTTCAATCCTAAGGTGTGGCACCTTGTTTACTGggccttctcttctcttctctttcctaTTCTTAGCTGAGCCTCTGCCATTCACGCCTGGTGGGGGCAAGTCCTTTATCATGGGCTCTGATGACATGTTGGAAAGTGTGCTGGGCCTGGGAGACCTCGCAGATCTGACTGTGTCCAATGACGAGGCTGAATACAGCTATGATGTAAGTACCCCACTGCTCTTCTGCTTTAATAATGCTCTATTCTAGCATTAATAAATAACAGactctactttaaaaaaataaaattgtctttTTCCTGctcaattgtttacattttttacatttttaaccatCAGTTAACACTTATAAAAACAGCCGGTCCTGTTTACTCCGATGTCATGTACTATATTAGCTCCATTCTGTATAAAGGTTACAGAGGACCTCGGTTGTCCAAACAGTTGTGGTTTGCCGTGCGCTCAAATAGGACAGCTATCCTAATGCGTCACAGTCAGTCGACCTGCAATTTTCCAGGTTTCATGTCGCAGTTGTCAAAATGCCTCTACAATGACCCCTCCCCCCACCCTTTATTTTTAGCTGCCAGCCAATAAGGATGCGTTCAGGAAGACATGGAATCCCAAATATACCCTGCGAAGCCACTTTGATGGAGTGCGGGCCTTGGCCTTCCATCCTGTGGAACCGGTGTTGGTCACCGTCTCGGAAGACCACACCCTCAAACTGTGGAACCTCCAGAAGACCGTTCCTGCCAAAAAGTAAGTGCTCGCTGTGGCTTCCCAAGAAACGTGTTGTCTTGGGATTGCTTTTGATCTTTAAAATGATGTTTCAAGAAGCAGATTGATTTTATCATGCAACATTAATGTTCCATACAAACTGCTAAACAAAGTTTCATCTGGCTTTGCAGAAGTGCCTCTTTTGATGTGGAGCCCATATACACATTTAGAGGGCATATGTAAGTATTGATTTCATGATATTGActtccttttttccccttttcttaATAAACCTGCCTgtcaaacatttcaaaaacattagccTCTAAGATTTACAAATAGCCATTGTAAAGCAAATTTCCGTACAAGAGCAACAAAAAATGGATGCTGAGGTTGATGTTGTCGTCATTCCAGTTTATCCTAAATGTGTTGAGGAGAGTGAAAGTGTTGTGAcagtccattgtgttttatgtgAGTTTATTAATTTCTAAGATTCCTTGCCAGAGCTCTCTTTTGCTTTCATACTACAAACATGTGTATTCAGTCCCAATGGTCATTAATATTTTGTTGGTGGCAAGCATTTTGTAGCCGCATTACACTGTAAACACTCTAGCTGCTTGAAGTCCCCAGTATATTTACTCATTATTATGGTTAATATTAATGTAGCCAGTTAGTTGCATGAAACAGGAGGATTTTCATGGTATGGCAACCTGATGCTGTCCATAAGAGGGCGACCTGCTCATTGTAGAACAGTGGTTCTCTATCATTTTGACGTGGAGTCCACAACAATACATAGTCTCATCAggatcaaaaataataataatttacctgtttttccatgtttttatttttgcagtttctactaaaataataattttagagcTTGGCATAACAagaattatatttgttattttaaaaaatggccACTGTTGAAATGAGCATTGTGAGAATTCTTGGTcttcaaagacaaaaaaaaaaagtatatatatatatatctgcatgCAGCAATTATGGTGCCATGCCACTTATGGCCATTTTTGGCAAACTTGAATTCTGGATTAAACAATGCGTAGTTCCCATGGTTAAACACTTGCTACACAAAATCTTCAAAGCTTTAGCCTTTCAATTTACACAGCATGCCACTCAAGCATTGTAGTTTGTTACATTTTACAGAGACTTGAGTCGTCGAAGGTAGAACTGCAGCAGTTGGCTCCAAGTGACACAACATTACACACAGTTATATAAAGCTGTACCATACAGGATTAGAACCTACAATCACTGGGTCAGGTGCCTGTAACTCATTTCATTGTGAAACTAAGAATACATGGGTTTATGCAGAACCTGAAGCTCCGTAATTTAAGTGATTGTCAACTCAAAATTAAGAAGGTAGTCTTTATTAAGCTCTGATGAGATGATACTTAGAAAAGCACTACATCTGGACTGGACAATAAACAACTTCAGCATCATTTTCTTGGGAATACATTCAATACATTACTTTTTCTAGAAGACTTCGATATCTTTGTCTCATGTCAGTACTCAATATTttgttcaaaagtgttttttatttcttcagggtattttttatttatttttttaattggcaaaAATGACTGAGCGCACCTTTAGACCTATGTCATAAAGCTCTTGACGAGCTTCTCTTCAGCCATTGCTGTTGTTTGGAGCTGGATCGGGAGTGTGTTAAATAAGGGCACATGATTATTTACCCTCTGAGATCTCGGTCCTTGTCCCGTGAGCATGTGTGGTCTACTGTTTCACTGTTGTTGCTCTAGGATGTTTCCATATCACACATAGAGCTGATCAGGGCAAGAATTTAACAAACACAACCTACTGGCACTGTTTGACTAAAATATTCTATTACTTACTTTGTACCTCAATTTATGCACCTTCGTATTTGCACACTCTAGAAATATTTAAGTGTTTGAGTTATCATTGCATTAGACAAAATATTTAACTTACTGATTTTACATAAACTACCAAAAACAAATTGCAcatgacttttcttttttaatacattgatatgcataacatttagatttagattttctttAGGGCCCCTGAATAAACAATCAAGTAATCTGCTGAATCCACCAATTCAGTCTTTTAGACAGTAATATTTTGTCTCACAAATCCTCTTAACCTGTATGATCTGTTGCTGCAGTGGGCCTGTGCTCTCATTGGTTGTGAGCTCCAGCGGCGAGCAGTGTTTTAGTGGTGGAATCGATTCAACAATTCAGTGGTGGAACATCCCCAGCTCTAATGTAGACCCATACGACACATATGGTGAGAAGATCAAATCTGGGTGGCATATGTCACCTCTTATTTTCATAAAACTTACAAGCAAGAATTAAAAGGAGGAAACCTGTCTGATCACTAgtatgttctctgtgtgtgtcctcTGTATCGCTCAGACCCCAGCGTGTTGGCTGGTACGTTGTTGGGTCACAGTGACGCGGTGTGGGGATTGGCTTACAGTGGAATCAAAGAGCGACTGCTGTCCTGTTCAGCTGATGGGACGATCAAGCTGTGGAACCCTCAGGGGAAGTCACCGTGTCTCAGCACATTTAACTCAGATAGAGGTGAGCGGAATGTATCTTGTTTGCACTGTTCTGTAATCAATGAAGCGTTGGCAACTCATTTCTTCATTTCCTGTCTTTCAGATCATGGTGTTCCCACATCAATTGATTTCAATGGGTGTGATCCAGCTCACATGGTGGCATCCTACAACACGGGAGATGTTGTCATTTATGATCTAGAGACATCGCAGCCCGTCATGGTATTCTCCGCACAGGGCGAGAGCGGTACGTCCTCCACATTGGTTCTAAAACAAAGTACACTTGTGGAtatgtatgaattatatatagttcaatgatttaattagaattgAACTTGTCATGTTTACTTTCTTCTGCTTTGTTGCAGCTATTCCTTTTGGGAATCACATTAATAAAGTGGTCACCCACCCCACCCTGCCAATCACAGTCACTGCTCACGAGGATAGACACATCAAATTCTTTGATAATAAATCAGGTGAggtttttttagtgtgtgtgtgtgtgtgtgtgtcgtcatATAATATTAATGCACTACTGTTCACTAGTTTGGTGTCAGTATGATTTTTATCATGTTTAAAAAAGAAGTCTTAT
This region of Carassius auratus strain Wakin chromosome 17, ASM336829v1, whole genome shotgun sequence genomic DNA includes:
- the strn3 gene encoding striatin-3, with product MDENPGGGGGGMAAQKQQQQQGNSSMNPQISSSGGAPMVQQQQDEMPRPQQYTIPGILHYIQHEWARFEMERAHWEVERAELQARIAFLQGERKGQENLKNDLVRRIKMLEYALKQERAKYHKLKYGTELNQGEVKMPSFESDTKDTEVSAVPQNSQLTWKQGRQLLRQYLQEVGYTDTILDVRSQRVRSLLGLSGSEQNGSVETKNLEQILNGGESPAKRKGQDMKRNPEVLETFNFLENADDSDEEEEDEGDITEDVPDRSDKRRIKKHKIKVGNEGLASDLPDDPDTEEALKEFDFLVNAEDGEGAGEARSSGDGTEWAEPLPFTPGGGKSFIMGSDDMLESVLGLGDLADLTVSNDEAEYSYDLPANKDAFRKTWNPKYTLRSHFDGVRALAFHPVEPVLVTVSEDHTLKLWNLQKTVPAKKSASFDVEPIYTFRGHIGPVLSLVVSSSGEQCFSGGIDSTIQWWNIPSSNVDPYDTYDPSVLAGTLLGHSDAVWGLAYSGIKERLLSCSADGTIKLWNPQGKSPCLSTFNSDRDHGVPTSIDFNGCDPAHMVASYNTGDVVIYDLETSQPVMVFSAQGESAIPFGNHINKVVTHPTLPITVTAHEDRHIKFFDNKSGKAIHAMVAHLDAVTSLAIDPNGIYLMSGSHDSSIRLWNVDSKTCVQEVTAHRKKSDEAIYDVAFHPSKAYIGSAGADALAKVFV